The Prunus persica cultivar Lovell chromosome G8, Prunus_persica_NCBIv2, whole genome shotgun sequence genome includes a region encoding these proteins:
- the LOC109950857 gene encoding putative inactive disease susceptibility protein LOV1, which yields MEALALSYDDLPYQLKPCFLHLGQFPEDFEMPTRRLINLWVAEAMIPTQSSNERENEETLEDVAYRYLTMLAERYLVQVERRSATGRIKSCRMHDLIRELCLMKAKENDFFQIIELRDSNRKMELFSSPMVNRPVSTGRMRRVSIYLKDFSGFISLGTEECPPVRSVLGCSNNKIHSVIGQELIESIVSRFKFLRVLDLEDIQGFAIPKGIGNLIHLRLLTVNSCWTGVLLSSIGNWRFLLALYIDPFGSAELVPDVIWKMKRLRHLYLPVQYGRRTKKLQFANLNDLQTLKNFPAKIADVKDLTTLPNLRKLVVQIPDDSKLDEFMAIFQPPFTFNYLRSLSVDTRMNARTNIDVAKVRSCCPRLEKLKQNRRKIFLKYQNTLQ from the coding sequence ATGGAGGCGTTAGCACTAAGTTATGATGATTTGCCATATCAGTTGAAACCATGCTTTCTTCATTTAGGCCAATTCCCAGAGGATTTTGAAATGCCTACACGGAGACTAATCAATCTGTGGGTTGCAGAAGCCATGATACCAACTCAATCATCAAATGAAAGAGAGAACGAGGAAACATTAGAGGATGTTGCATATCGTTACTTGACAATGTTGGCAGAAAGGTATTTGGTTCAAGTGGAGAGAAGAAGTGCAACCGGAAGGATTAAAAGTTGCCGCATGCATGATCTTATACGAGAACTATGTTTGATGAAGGCCAAGGAGAATGATTTCTTCCAAATCATAGAACTTCGTGACAGTAACAGGAAAATGGAGTTGTTCTCTTCCCCAATGGTTAACAGACCAGTTTCAACAGGTAGGATGCGGAGAGTTtccatttatttaaaagatttTAGTGGGTTTATCTCTTTGGGAACTGAAGAATGTCCTCCGGTCAGGTCTGTATTGGGATGCAGCAACAACAAGATACATAGTGTAATAGGTCAGGAGCTGATTGAATCCATAGTCAGCAGGTTCAAATTCCTTAGAGTCCTAGATCTTGAAGATATTCAAGGATTCGCAATACCAAAAGGAATAGGGAATTTGATCCATTTAAGGCTTTTGACAGTAAATTCCTGTTGGACAGGAGTGCTTTTGTCATCTATAGGCAACTGGAGATTCTTGTTGGCCCTATACATAGATCCATTCGGATCAGCAGAACTAGTTCCAGATGTGATTTGGAAGATGAAAAGATTGAGGCATTTGTATCTTCCAGTGCAGTATGGCAGGCGTACCAAGAAGTTACAGTTTGCTAATCTCAATGACCTGCAGACCTTAAAAAACTTTCCAGCAAAGATAGCAGATGTGAAGGATCTGACCACACTGCCTAATCTCAGAAAATTGGTAGTACAAATACCTGATGACAGCAAGCTCGATGAGTTCATGGCAATCTTCCAACCACCATTCACATTTAACTATCTAAGATCGTTGTCAGTAGATACTCGGATGAATGCTAGAACAAATATAGATGTTGCAAAAGTCAGATCATGCTGTCCTCGCCTTGAGAAGCTGAAACAAAATAGAAGGAAAATCTTCCTGAAGTACCAGAACACTCTCCAATAG
- the LOC18766569 gene encoding indole-3-acetic acid-induced protein ARG7: MGFRLPGIVNSKKGLNKAATSKTLDIPKGYFAVYVGESQKKRFVVPISYLNEPLFLDLLSQAEEEFGYDHPMGGITIPCSDETFIHLTSRLSV; encoded by the coding sequence ATGGGATTCCGGTTGCCAGGAATTGTTAACTCCAAGAAGGGTCTAAACAAGGCTGCTACTTCAAAGACCTTAGACATCCCAAAAGGCTATTTTGCAGTGTATGTTGGGGAGAGCCAGAAGAAGCGATTTGTGGTTCCAATATCATACTTGAATGAGCCTTTGTTCTTGGATTTGCTGAGTCaagcagaagaagaatttGGATATGATCATCCAATGGGTGGTATCACAATCCCCTGCAGTGATGAAACCTTCATTCATCTCACTTCCCGCTTAAGTGTATGA
- the LOC18766962 gene encoding auxin-induced protein 15A, whose amino-acid sequence MGFWLPGTVNTKRSLNQAAASKALPKGYFAVYVGESQKKRFVIPISYLNEPLFLDLLNQAEEEFGYDHPMGGITIPCSEDTFLDLTSHLRV is encoded by the coding sequence ATGGGCTTCTGGTTGCCAGGAACTGTTAACACCAAGAGAAGTCTAAACCAGGCAGCTGCTTCAAAGGCCCTCCCAAAGGGCTATTTTGCAGTGTATGTTGGGGAGAGCCAGAAGAAGCGATTTGTGATTCCGATATCATATTTGAATGAGCCTTTATTCCTGGATCTGCTGAATCAAGCAGAGGAAGAATTTGGATATGATCATCCAATGGGTGGAATTACTATCCCCTGCAGTGAAGACACCTTCCTTGATCTCACTTCCCATTTACGTGTTTGA
- the LOC18766182 gene encoding putative disease resistance protein At1g50180 has translation MAENVVSFLLERIHDLLTEKANFLMDVRNQIQLLQQELQIMRSFLRDADSRQEKEAAVREFVAQIRDAAYDAEYVIEKFVHEIESTKRNRRRYKISLSYRFFKRGRKVKVLYNVGSKIEEIKGRISQLRVNLETYGIRILKEGEGPSYSDRVVPNLRRSFSHSVNHNVVGLVEAAKTLATELVKPGNSGSRVVSICGMGGLGKTTLARKVYHHDEVRDHFSHFIWVCVSQQYQTRDIWEQILFKLSSPDKKERKKIAKMKDDEVAKELFVLLKNMRSLVVLDDIWDANAWSLLSAGFPTHEDTETKVLLTSRNKCVAYRADPRGFLYEPSCLNDEDSWELFHKVAIVQRVQAYGDHPPATGAKNSENPLMTVESMEKLGKEMVTHCRGLPLAIIVLGGVLATKHFIDEWVTVHKTIKSHLSPQKC, from the exons ATGGCTGAGAACGTCGTCTCTTTTCTGTTGGAAAGGATCCATGATTTGCTCACAGAAAAAGCCAACTTCTTGATGGATGTCCGTAACCAAATTCAGCTGTTGCAGCAAGAGTTACAGATTATGCGCAGCTTCCTAAGAGATGCAGATTCaagacaagaaaaagaagcagctGTACGAGAGTTCGTTGCACAAATCAGAGATGCTGCTTATGACGCGGAATATGTCATCGAAAAATTTGTCCACGAAATAGAGTCCACCAAACGCAACCGTCGGAGGTACAAGATCTCTCTGTCTTACAGATTTTTTAAACGCGGCAGAAAAGTAAAAGTGCTGTACAACGTTGGGTCAAAGATTGAGGAGATCAAGGGCCGCATCTCTCAACTGAGGGTGAACCTAGAAACATATGGCATAAGGATATTGAAGGAAGGAGAGGGGCCGAGCTATTCTGACAGGGTTGTGCCCAACTTACGCCGCAGTTTCTCTCACTCCGTCAACCATAATGTTGTTGGTTTGGTGGAAGCTGCCAAGACATTAGCGACTGAGCTTGTGAAACCAGGAAACTCCGGCAGTCGAGTGGTTTCAATATGTGGAATGGGAGGGTTAGGCAAGACCACTCTGGCTAGGAAGGTTTACCATCATGATGAAGTTAGGGATCATTTTTCTCACTTCATTTGGGTGTGCGTATCTCAACAATATCAAACAAGGGACATTTGGGAGCAAATTCTGTTTAAACTTTCGTCCCCTGAcaaaaaggagagaaagaagatCGCAAAGATGAAAGATGATGAGGTAGCTAAAGAACTTTTTGTGCTACTTAAGAATATGAGAAGCTTGGTGGTTCTTGATGACATCTGGGATGCGAATGCGTGGTCATTGCTAAGTGCTGGATTTCCAACTCACGAGGACACAGAAACCAAAGTGCTACTTACATCGCGCAACAAATGCGTAGCGTATCGAGCAGATCCGAGAGGTTTCCTCTATGAACCATCGTGTCTAAATGATGAAGATAGCTGGGAACTGTTCCATAAGGTAGCAATTGTTCAAAGAGTGCAAGCATATGGAG ATCACCCACCAGCTACAGGGgcaaaaaattctgaaaatccTTTGATGACAGTGGAAAGCATGGAAAAACTTGGGAAAGAAATGGTAACACATTGTCGTGGTCTGCCGCTGGCCATTATTGTGCTTGGAGGTGTTTTGGCAACAAAACATTTCATTGATGAATGGGTGACAGTACATAAAACTATCAAATCACACCTGAGCCCACAGAAGTGCTGA